In one window of Chryseobacterium sp. JV274 DNA:
- a CDS encoding OmpH family outer membrane protein yields MKKLSVLFAAVMMVVSVGMAKAQKIATLDVMGVLNAMPEKKKADADLKTFLDTKQAEIKKKADAAQTKYQQYQTEAPKKTADENAAREAEMKKLAEEIQQMQDKAQKDLQAKQDLAFGPVEKKLNDAVEKVAKANGYDYIMDANSTAFLYKAGPDATPAVKKELGVQ; encoded by the coding sequence ATGAAAAAATTAAGTGTATTATTTGCAGCAGTAATGATGGTTGTATCTGTAGGTATGGCAAAAGCTCAAAAAATTGCTACTTTAGATGTAATGGGAGTTCTTAACGCTATGCCGGAGAAAAAGAAAGCAGATGCTGATCTTAAAACATTCTTAGATACTAAACAAGCTGAGATTAAGAAAAAAGCTGACGCAGCTCAAACTAAATATCAGCAATATCAAACAGAAGCTCCGAAAAAAACAGCTGACGAAAACGCAGCAAGAGAAGCTGAAATGAAAAAATTAGCTGAAGAAATCCAGCAAATGCAGGACAAAGCTCAAAAAGATCTACAAGCTAAGCAGGATTTGGCTTTCGGTCCAGTTGAGAAAAAACTGAACGATGCAGTAGAAAAAGTAGCTAAAGCTAACGGATACGATTATATTATGGATGCTAACTCAACTGCATTCCTTTATAAAGCAGGACCAGATGCTACTCCAGCTGTAAAGAAAGAACTTGGAGTTCAATAA
- the bamA gene encoding outer membrane protein assembly factor BamA, giving the protein MKFRLLPIIMFAASAHFYGQVTPQDSTKVNNAVHAENEAGTYTLKDIVVDGVKKYTPAQILRFTGLTKGESVDIPGQKISNAVKKLWDTQSFSEVEVYVQSIEGQTIVLKFHLQDLKELGEVKFAGKGIGKSKSEKLAKDNNLKPGTKITQNLVSSLKTNVPKDYIKKGFADAKISIQDKVNAGDPALVDWTINVEKGKRIKIDHIEFEGNENVTDRKLRNKAFKETKQKRFGIGGILKSSKFIEDKYQEDKQGLINYYNSLGYRDAKIVSDSVWRNKRNNYEINVKLNEGKKYYIGDVTFTGNTVYATEYLQRLLGYKKGDIYDAVGFNKKVGEDGGKEDDSDIKSVYMNNGYLFSNVTPVEKSVSGDAVNLEVRINEGEQATWNKVTWQGNTTTHDHVILRALRTKPGELFKKTEIKRTYFDLAGMSFFDPQQIGQDIQPNQQDNTVDINWKLVEKGSSQVQLQAGYGGNSFIGTLGLTFNNFSLKNFLKFKDFKPVPQGDGQTFSIQVQAGQYFQNYGVSFTEPWLFGTRATALSVSLNNSRVRYTDQYGAAQKLNIFSASAGLNRLLNWPDDYFSLYTGLQFQKYDFNNYPFQFGNTTETNGTANNFSVNLGLSRNSAGIDPIFPTMGSNIELSAKLTPPYSLFKKKDYSTMSAIDKYKWMEFYKIKFKADVYNEIVGKLVLRSSAEMGFMDGYNSKLGAPPFERFYMGGTGLFGGRYDGRELIPLRGYENASTEGGQADDITQTGGGTIYNRFTLELRYPISMSQTAKIYALTFAEGGNVWNSWSSYSPFQLKRSVGIGVRVYMGAFGLIGFDFALGLDKTLSGDKSGWRNHFLMNQTL; this is encoded by the coding sequence ATGAAGTTTAGACTATTACCCATCATTATGTTTGCTGCTTCTGCACATTTTTATGGACAAGTAACTCCACAAGACAGCACAAAAGTAAATAATGCTGTCCACGCAGAAAATGAGGCAGGCACTTATACACTTAAAGACATCGTTGTAGATGGGGTAAAAAAATATACACCAGCTCAGATCTTAAGATTTACAGGTCTTACTAAAGGAGAAAGCGTAGACATTCCGGGACAGAAAATCAGCAATGCTGTTAAAAAACTTTGGGATACCCAATCTTTTTCTGAAGTGGAAGTTTATGTTCAAAGCATTGAAGGACAGACAATCGTTCTGAAATTTCACCTGCAGGATCTGAAAGAACTTGGAGAAGTGAAATTTGCAGGAAAAGGAATTGGTAAATCTAAGAGTGAAAAGCTGGCAAAGGATAACAACCTTAAACCAGGAACTAAGATTACTCAAAACTTAGTGTCTAGTCTTAAAACAAATGTCCCTAAAGACTATATTAAGAAAGGTTTTGCAGATGCTAAAATCAGTATTCAGGATAAAGTAAACGCAGGAGATCCTGCTTTAGTAGACTGGACTATTAATGTAGAAAAGGGAAAAAGAATTAAGATTGATCATATTGAATTTGAAGGAAACGAAAATGTAACCGATAGAAAGCTTAGAAACAAAGCTTTCAAAGAAACAAAACAAAAACGTTTTGGTATTGGTGGTATTTTGAAATCCTCAAAATTCATTGAAGATAAATATCAGGAAGATAAGCAAGGTCTTATCAATTATTATAACTCCCTGGGATATAGAGATGCGAAAATTGTTTCAGATTCAGTGTGGAGAAACAAAAGAAATAACTACGAAATCAATGTAAAACTTAATGAGGGTAAAAAATATTACATCGGGGACGTTACATTCACGGGGAATACAGTATACGCTACAGAATATTTACAGAGATTATTAGGATACAAGAAAGGAGATATTTACGATGCAGTAGGATTCAACAAAAAAGTTGGAGAAGATGGAGGTAAAGAAGATGATTCAGATATCAAATCTGTTTACATGAACAACGGTTACCTTTTCTCCAATGTTACACCTGTTGAAAAATCGGTATCAGGAGATGCTGTAAACCTTGAAGTTAGAATTAATGAAGGTGAGCAGGCTACCTGGAATAAAGTAACATGGCAGGGGAATACTACAACCCATGACCACGTTATCCTTAGAGCACTGAGAACAAAACCGGGAGAACTATTCAAGAAAACGGAAATTAAAAGAACATATTTCGATTTAGCAGGGATGTCATTCTTTGACCCTCAGCAGATCGGACAGGATATCCAGCCAAACCAGCAGGACAACACTGTTGATATTAACTGGAAGCTTGTAGAAAAAGGATCTTCCCAAGTACAGCTGCAGGCAGGTTACGGTGGTAACAGCTTCATTGGTACTTTAGGATTAACTTTTAATAACTTCTCATTAAAGAACTTCCTTAAGTTTAAAGACTTCAAACCAGTACCTCAGGGAGACGGACAAACGTTCTCTATTCAGGTGCAGGCAGGACAGTATTTCCAAAATTACGGGGTATCATTTACAGAGCCGTGGTTATTTGGTACAAGAGCAACAGCCCTTTCTGTAAGTTTGAATAACTCCAGAGTAAGATATACGGATCAATATGGAGCAGCTCAGAAGCTTAATATCTTCTCTGCTTCAGCTGGTTTAAACAGACTATTGAACTGGCCGGATGATTATTTCTCATTGTACACAGGATTACAGTTCCAGAAGTATGATTTCAATAACTATCCATTCCAGTTTGGAAATACTACAGAAACGAATGGTACTGCCAATAACTTCAGTGTGAACTTAGGGTTGAGCAGAAACTCAGCAGGTATCGACCCAATCTTCCCGACAATGGGATCCAATATTGAGCTTTCAGCAAAACTGACACCTCCATACTCATTGTTTAAAAAGAAAGATTATTCTACAATGTCAGCTATTGACAAGTATAAGTGGATGGAATTCTATAAGATTAAATTCAAGGCAGATGTATACAATGAAATCGTTGGAAAACTGGTCTTGAGATCTTCTGCAGAAATGGGATTCATGGACGGATATAACAGTAAACTGGGAGCTCCGCCATTTGAAAGATTCTATATGGGAGGTACAGGTCTTTTCGGAGGTAGATATGACGGTAGAGAATTGATTCCTTTAAGAGGATATGAAAATGCCAGCACAGAAGGAGGTCAGGCAGATGATATTACTCAGACAGGTGGTGGTACAATCTATAACAGATTTACTTTAGAATTAAGATACCCGATCTCAATGAGCCAGACTGCAAAAATCTATGCATTGACATTTGCTGAAGGAGGTAACGTATGGAATTCATGGAGTTCTTACAGCCCGTTCCAATTGAAAAGATCAGTAGGTATAGGAGTAAGAGTTTATATGGGAGCATTTGGATTAATCGGATTTGACTTCGCACTAGGTCTTGATAAAACATTATCAGGTGACAAGTCAGGATGGAGAAACCACTTCTTGATGAACCAAACATTATAA
- a CDS encoding isoprenyl transferase, with product MSLIKDKINSENLPKHVAIIMDGNGRWAKSRGEERTFGHKNAINAVRNAINACNEINIPYLTLYTFSSENWSRPTEEVNTLMNLLVETLLLEAEEIFSKGLRMHVIGNLDKLPALVKEQLERVVELTKENTKGNLVLAISYGSQNEMLEAVKNISSDVKEGKVEIENINESLFESYLYTKDFPPVDLLIRTSGEIRISNFLLWQIAYAELQFLNVLWPDFTKDIFFQCIVDYQNKERRYGLTGEQVKGQ from the coding sequence ATGTCGTTGATTAAAGATAAAATAAATTCTGAGAATTTACCAAAACACGTAGCCATCATTATGGATGGTAATGGAAGATGGGCAAAATCTCGTGGCGAAGAAAGAACTTTCGGTCACAAAAATGCCATTAATGCAGTAAGAAATGCTATTAATGCCTGTAATGAGATTAATATCCCTTACTTAACACTTTATACATTCTCTTCAGAAAATTGGAGTCGTCCAACCGAAGAAGTAAATACCCTTATGAACCTGCTGGTAGAAACATTACTGCTTGAAGCAGAAGAAATCTTCAGCAAGGGATTGAGAATGCATGTGATAGGGAACCTTGATAAACTGCCTGCTTTGGTAAAAGAGCAGTTGGAACGTGTGGTAGAACTCACAAAAGAAAACACAAAAGGAAACCTTGTATTAGCTATAAGCTATGGCTCACAAAATGAAATGCTGGAAGCCGTTAAAAATATAAGTTCTGATGTAAAAGAAGGAAAAGTAGAGATAGAAAATATTAACGAAAGTTTATTTGAAAGCTACCTTTATACAAAAGATTTTCCTCCTGTAGACTTACTGATCAGAACCAGCGGTGAAATAAGAATAAGTAATTTCCTGCTTTGGCAGATCGCTTATGCAGAACTACAGTTTTTAAATGTTCTGTGGCCGGATTTTACCAAAGATATTTTCTTTCAATGTATTGTAGATTATCAAAACAAAGAAAGAAGATACGGTTTAACCGGTGAGCAAGTAAAAGGCCAATAA
- a CDS encoding acyl-CoA thioesterase — protein MEKEVSTTVKVRFSDCDPIGHLNNVKYLDYMFNAREDHVETFYGFTYEEYTKKTGCTWIAIQNEIAYLKEVRYNTQVVISSKTIDVQDRTAKVEILMKSLDEKTIHAVLWVTVIYFNVKTRKSEVHPEDVKEIFDKFYVDLIQKDFQSRVKFLRSQNAKNS, from the coding sequence ATGGAAAAAGAAGTATCAACTACGGTAAAAGTTAGATTTAGTGACTGCGATCCGATCGGACATTTGAATAATGTAAAATATCTTGATTATATGTTCAATGCCAGAGAAGATCATGTGGAAACATTCTACGGATTTACCTATGAAGAATATACCAAGAAAACCGGCTGTACCTGGATTGCTATTCAAAATGAAATAGCCTATTTAAAAGAAGTAAGATATAACACACAGGTAGTAATCAGCAGCAAAACCATCGATGTACAGGATAGAACGGCAAAAGTGGAAATCCTTATGAAAAGTTTAGATGAAAAGACAATCCATGCCGTACTTTGGGTAACTGTTATTTATTTCAATGTTAAAACAAGAAAATCTGAAGTTCATCCCGAAGATGTCAAAGAAATTTTCGACAAGTTTTATGTAGATTTGATTCAGAAAGACTTCCAGTCAAGAGTGAAGTTTTTAAGAAGCCAAAATGCAAAAAATTCTTAA
- a CDS encoding OmpH family outer membrane protein, with the protein MKHFKIIFTFALLLLFGFSNAQKIGVVDTNEILNKLPQYKEAEARLNSQIDTWESELQSLQSEYERKKAAFESEKVLLIGDQLKLREKEVVDLDKNIKTTTSLRFGANGEITKLRTNLVLPFQDQIWGAIKTMSEKNGLGIVLDKSNNISVIFLQSKYDYTEKVLSVLLKGTDKKEKTNSKGKK; encoded by the coding sequence ATGAAGCACTTTAAAATAATTTTCACGTTCGCATTACTATTGCTTTTTGGATTCAGCAATGCCCAGAAAATAGGAGTAGTGGATACTAATGAAATTTTAAATAAATTACCTCAGTATAAAGAAGCTGAAGCAAGATTGAATTCTCAGATCGATACCTGGGAGTCAGAACTTCAAAGTCTTCAATCTGAATATGAAAGAAAAAAAGCTGCTTTTGAAAGTGAAAAAGTATTATTGATAGGTGACCAGCTTAAACTGAGAGAAAAAGAAGTTGTAGACCTCGATAAAAATATTAAAACGACTACTAGCTTACGTTTTGGAGCTAACGGTGAAATTACAAAACTGAGAACAAACCTTGTTTTGCCTTTTCAGGACCAGATCTGGGGAGCCATCAAAACAATGTCCGAAAAAAATGGATTGGGCATAGTTCTTGATAAAAGCAATAACATTAGTGTTATTTTCCTTCAGTCAAAATATGATTACACCGAGAAAGTATTGTCTGTTTTGTTGAAAGGAACAGATAAGAAGGAAAAAACAAATAGCAAAGGCAAAAAATAA
- a CDS encoding DUF6089 family protein, producing MNKKLLFSFLAFLGVVSVKAQRNELGVRLGMSNLVGDVGRTNYILQKPLDLNRVSDWGIPFYGGLLYRFNFNPHQTVRLDLGYNQVQFSDKAAKEDYRRNRNSYGKNNVYEASLMFEYNFFPVNNEQISMLSPYIFGGVGALMFDAPKANLVNDFRRDADGVAQAPINELDFTTRTEYSLGKKVTMHIPFGVGLKYKFNHSWAIFAEATFRYTLTDQLDHSKILSEDVKTSFNADILDPATGGSLLQSGNYYAVSKERETEFINKRNIGDGRSKDWMNTFSLGLTYSFGRPPCYCE from the coding sequence ATGAATAAAAAATTATTGTTTAGCTTCCTTGCCTTCCTTGGAGTGGTAAGTGTTAAAGCACAAAGAAACGAATTGGGAGTTCGTCTAGGTATGAGTAACCTAGTGGGAGATGTAGGAAGGACAAATTATATTTTACAGAAGCCGTTGGATTTAAACAGAGTGTCAGATTGGGGCATCCCATTTTATGGAGGTTTGTTATATAGATTTAATTTTAACCCGCATCAGACCGTTAGATTGGATTTAGGATACAACCAGGTTCAGTTTAGTGATAAAGCTGCGAAAGAAGATTATAGAAGAAATAGAAACTCATACGGAAAAAATAATGTGTATGAGGCGAGTTTAATGTTTGAGTATAACTTTTTCCCGGTAAATAATGAGCAGATCAGCATGCTAAGCCCTTATATCTTCGGAGGTGTTGGTGCTTTAATGTTTGATGCTCCTAAAGCAAATCTTGTGAATGATTTCAGAAGAGATGCAGATGGGGTGGCGCAGGCTCCAATCAATGAATTGGACTTCACCACAAGAACAGAGTATTCATTAGGGAAAAAAGTAACGATGCATATTCCTTTTGGGGTAGGTTTGAAGTATAAATTCAACCACTCCTGGGCAATATTTGCAGAAGCTACATTCAGATATACATTGACGGATCAGCTGGATCATAGTAAGATTCTTTCCGAAGATGTAAAAACTTCTTTTAATGCTGATATTTTGGACCCTGCAACAGGAGGTTCATTATTACAGTCAGGAAATTATTATGCGGTTTCTAAAGAAAGAGAAACAGAGTTTATTAATAAGAGAAATATTGGAGATGGCAGATCTAAAGATTGGATGAATACGTTTAGCTTAGGGCTCACGTATTCGTTCGGAAGGCCTCCATGTTATTGTGAATAA